A section of the Mastomys coucha isolate ucsf_1 unplaced genomic scaffold, UCSF_Mcou_1 pScaffold15, whole genome shotgun sequence genome encodes:
- the Crb2 gene encoding protein crumbs homolog 2: MALVGPVIWGPRRDVYLLLLLLLLLPPWVPAGLVPSETPSVCASDPCAPGTKCQATESGGFTCEPSELGGCATQPCHHGALCVPQGPDPNSFRCYCVPGFQGPHCELDIDECASRPCHHGGTCQNLADHYKCHCPLGYAGVTCEAEVDECLSAPCLHGGSCLDGVGSYRCVCAPGYAGASCQLDVDECQSQPCAHGGVCLDLVNGFQCDCADTGYEGARCEQEVLECASAPCAHNGSCLDGFRSFRCLCWPGFSGERCEVDEDECASDPCHNGGRCLQRSDPTLYGGVQPTFPGAFSFSHAAGFLCSCPLGFVGNDCSMDVDECASGPCLNGGSCQDLPNGFQCYCQDGYTGLTCQEDMDECQSEPCLHGGTCSDTVASYICQCPEAWGGHDCSVQLTGCQGHTCPLVATCIPTFKSGLHSYFCRCPPGTYGPFCSQNTTFSVVSGSSVWGLVPAGASLGLALRFRTTLLAGALATLKDTWDSLELVLVGAVLRATLWRHSTAVLVLTLPDLSLNDGHWHQVEVAFRLGTLELRLWHEGCPGQLCVASGPVASVASGPPGPYSIHLGGGAFAGCFQDVHVEGHHLLPEELNGNVLLGCERREPCQPLPCAHGGACVDLWTHFRCDCPRPYHGPTCTDEVPAATFGLGGAMSSTSFLLHQLLGPNLTVSFFLRTREPAGLLLQFANDSIASLTVSLSEGQIRTEVLGHPAVTLPGRWDDGLPHLVMLSFGPDQLQDLGQRLYVGGRFYPEDTQPWGGPFRGCLQDLRLNGIHLSFFPSPMENSSWPSELEADQFSNLTQGCVSEDMCNPNPCFNGGTCHVTWNDFYCTCSDNFTGPTCAQERWCPRQPCLPPATCEEVPDGFVCVAEATFREGPPAVFTGHNVSSSLSELTLAFRTRDPEAGLLRAASAAGAHSSILLAVRNGSLAVDVAGSVLPAPEPRVADGAWHRVRLAREFPRAAASRWLLWLDGAATAVTLNGLGGDLGFLQGPGAVPLLLAENFTGCLGRVALGGLPLPLAPPRSDAMSGAREYFVVWPGSPAVNLGCRGGPVCSPSPCLHGGACRDLFDVFACSCGPAWEGPRCEVRADPCRSSPCVRGQCHARPDGRFECRCPPGFSGPRCRLPVPPQGCTLNSTCKDGTPCEGGPLGTNCSCQEGLAGLRCQSLDQPCEASPCLNGGTCRVASGIFECTCSAGFSGQFCEVVKTLPLPLPFPLLEVAVPAACACLLLLLLGLLSGILAARKRRQSEGTYSPSQQEVAGARLEMDSVLKVPPEERLI; encoded by the exons GGCTGGTTCCTTCAGAGACCCCAAGTGTCTGTGCTTCAGACCCGTGTGCTCCAGGGACCAAGTGCCAGGCTACAGAAAGTGGTGGCTTTACCTGTGAGCCCTCAGAGCTGGGAGGTTGTGCTACTCAACCATGCCACCACGGTGCACTGTGTGTGCCCCAGGGCCCAGATCCTAACAGCTTCCGTTGCTACTGTGTGCCTGGATTCCAGGGACCCCACTGTGAACTGGACATCGATGAGTGTGCATCCCGGCCTTGCCACCATGGGGGCACCTGCCAAAATCTGGCAGATCACTACAAGTGCCATTGCCCCCTGGGATATGCAG GCGTCACCTGTGAGGCCGAGGTGGACGAGTGCTTGTCAGCGCCCTGCCTGCACGGAGGATCGTGCCTGGACGGTGTGGGCTCCTACCGCTGCGTGTGCGCGCCAGGCTACGCCGGTGCAAGCTGCCAGCTGGACGTGGACGAGTGCCAGAGCCAGCCGTGCGCGCACGGTGGCGTGTGTCTCGACCTGGTCAACGG TTTCCAGTGCGACTGCGCGGACACGGGTTACGAAGGCGCACGCTGTGAGCAGGAGGTGCTGGAGTGCGCCTCTGCGCCCTGCGCGCACAACGGGTCCTGCCTCGACGGCTTCCGGAGCTTCCGTTGCCTTTGTTGGCCAG GCTTCAGTGGAGAGCGGTGCGAAGTGGATGAGGACGAGTGTGCATCGGATCCCTGTCATAATGGGGGCCGGTGCTTGCAGCGCTCTGACCCGACCTTGTATGGGGGTGTTCAGCCCACCTTCCCAGGAGCCTTCAGCTTCAGCCACGCTGCAGGCTTCCTTTGCAGCTGTCCTTTGGGCTTTGTCG GGAATGACTGCAGCATGGATGTGGATGAGTGTGCCTCAGGGCCGTGCCTCAATGGAGGTAGCTGCCAGGACCTGCCCAATGGTTTCCAGTGCTACTGCCAAGATGGATACACAG GCCTGACATGTCAAGAAGATATGGATGAATGCCAGTCAGAGCCATGCCTGCATGGTGGAACCTGCAGCGACACTGTAGCAAGCTACATCTGCCAGTGCCCCGAGGCCTGGGGTGGACACGACTGTTCTGTGCAGCTCACAGGCTGCCAGGGCCACACCTGCCCACTGGTTGCCACCTGCATCCCAACCTTCAAGTCTGGCCTCCACAGTTATTTCTGCCGCTGCCCACCTGGGACCTATGGGCCTTTCTGTAGCCAGAATACTACCTTCTCGGTTGTGTCTGGGAGTTCTGTGTGGGGACTGGTGCCAGCTGGTGCCTCCCTGGGTCTGGCACTGAGATTTCGTACCACGTTGCTTGCTGGAGCCCTAGCTACTCTCAAGGACACTTGGGACAGCTTGGAGCTGGTTCTGGTAGGGGCCGTGCTCCGAGCCACACTCTGGAGACATAGCACAGCTGTACTTGTCCTTACACTGCCTGACCTATCCTTAAATGATGGGCATTGGCACCAGGTAGAAGTGGCGTTCCGCCTGGGAACCCTGGAGCTGCGGCTCTGGCACGAGGGCTGCCCTGGCCAGCTCTGTGTGGCCTCTGGTCCTGTGGCCTCAGTGGCCTCTGGGCCTCCAGGGCCCTACTCCATCCATCTGGGTGGTGGGGCCTTTGCAGGCTGCTTCCAGGATGTGCATGTGGAAGGGCACCATCTGCTGCCTGAGGAGCTCAATGGAAATGTGCTCCTGGGTTGTGAGCGCAGGGAGCCTTGCCAGCCTCTGCCCTGTGCTCACGGAGGGGCCTGCGTGGACCTGTGGACTCATTTCCGCTGCGACTGCCCAAGACCTTACCATGGGCCCACATGCACTGATG AGGTTCCTGCTGCCACCTTCGGCTTGGGTGGCGCCATGAGCTCAACCTCCTTCCTACTCCACCAGCTGCTAGGCCCAAACCTCACTGTGTCCTTTTTCCTCCGCACCCGTGAGCCTGCTGGCCTGTTGCTTCAGTTTGCCAATGATTCCATTGCTAGCCTAACTGTGTCCCTGAGTGAGGGCCAGATCCGGACTGAAGTGCTGGGTCATCCTGCTGTGACCCTCCCTGGGCGCTGGGATGATGGACTCCCTCACTTGGTGATGCTCAGCTTTGGGCCTGACCAGCTGCAGGACCTGGGCCAGCGGCTGTATGTGGGTGGGAGGTTCTACCCTGAAGACACCCAGCCCTGGGGTGGGCCCTTCCGAGGCTGTCTCCAGGACCTACGACTCAATGGCATCcacctctccttcttcccttccccgaTGGAGAACTCAAGTTGGCCCAGTGAACTGGAAGCTGATCAGTTCTCCAACCTTACCCAGGGCTGTGTCTCTGAGGACATGTGCAAT CCCAATCCCTGTTTCAATGGTGGAACATGCCACGTCACCTGGAATGATTTCTACTGCACCTGCTCCGACAACTTCACAGGGCCCACCTGTGCCCAGGAGCGATGGTGCCCCAGGCAGCCGTGCCTGCCGCCTGCCACCTGTGAGGAGGTTCCAGATGGctttgtgt GTGTGGCCGAGGCCACGTTCCGCGAGGGCCCTCCTGCTGTGTTCACAGGCCACAACGTGTCCTCTTCGCTCAGCGAGCTCACCCTGGCCTTCCGCACGCGCGACCCCGAGGCTGGGCTGCTGCGCGCCGCCTCCGCCGCGGGCGCCCACTCCAGTATCTTGCTGGCGGTGCGCAACGGCTCGCTGGCAGTAGATGTGGCGGGCTCAGTGCTGCCCGCGCCGGAGCCGCGCGTGGCCGACGGCGCCTGGCATCGCGTGCGCCTAGCCCGGGAGTTCCCACGGGCCGCTGCCTCGCGCTGGCTGCTGTGGCTGGACGGCGCGGCGACAGCCGTGACTTTGAACGGCTTGGGCGGCGACCTGGGCTTCCTGCAGGGCCCGGGTGCCGTGCCTCTGTTACTGGCTGAGAACTTCACGGGCTGCCTGGGCCGCGTGGCGCTCGGCGGCCTCCCGTTACCCTTGGCGCCACCGCGGTCCGACGCGATGTCTGGGGCGCGCGAGTACTTCGTGGTCTGGCCCGGGTCTCCGGCCGTGAACCTCGGCTGCCGTGGCGGGCCCGTATGCTCGCCCTCGCCCTGTCTGCACGGCGGCGCCTGCCGCGACCTCTTCGACGTCTTCGCTTGCTCCTGCGGTCCGGCCTGGGAAGGACCCCGCTGCGAGGTCCGGGCTGATCCATGTCGTTCGTCGCCCTGTGTCCGGGGCCAATGCCATGCGCGCCCGGACGGCCGCTTCGAGTGTCGCTGCCCTCCGGGCTTCTCTGGCCCGCGCTGCAG GTTGCCTGTTCCGCCTCAGGGATGTACCCTCAACTCCACCTGCAAGGATGGCACCCCTTGTGAGGGTGGCCCCTTAGGCACCAACTGCAGTTGCCAAGAAGGTCTTGCTGGTCTCAG ATGTCAGAGTCTCGACCAACCCTGTGAAGCCAGTCCCTGCTTGAATGGGGGCACCTGCCGGGTGGCCAGTGGCATATTTGAATGTACTTGCAGTGCAGGATTCTCTGGCCAGTTCTGTGAAGTGGTG AaaaccctgcctctgcctctgccgtTCCCACTGCTGGAGGTAGCAGTGCCCGCAGCCTgtgcctgcctcctccttctcctcctgggcCTCCTCTCAGGAATCCTGGCTGCCAGAAAGCGCCGCCAGTCTGAGGGCACTTACAGCCCAAGTCAGCAGGAGGTAGCTGGGGCTCGACTGGAGATGGACAGTGTCCTCAAGGTGCCACCAGAGGAGAGACTTATCTAG